A single genomic interval of Salvelinus namaycush isolate Seneca chromosome 41, SaNama_1.0, whole genome shotgun sequence harbors:
- the LOC120034427 gene encoding general transcription factor IIF subunit 1-like isoform X4, producing the protein MASLGGSSSSSTEYIVRVPKNTSKKYSIMAFNSGDKVNCSSWTQARMERDMSNRRMYGVEETEEGAAGSEFGKKQREEARRKKFGIVTREFKVEDQPWILKVNGKAGKRFKGTKKGGVTENASYYIFTQCPDGAFEAFPVNGWYNFVPQAKHRTLTAEEAEEEWGRRNKVVNHFSIMLQRRLREQERGPDDDDEEGEKGGKKKKKKGGRGGDLRIHDLEDDLELSSDESDSSGGEDGDSKPKKKGGDVKGKGKKKKKKRGSDSEANEDSDDGDFEGLEVDYMSDESSSEEEAGEEKAKSNKEAVPKGIDEASESEEESEEEKQNEEEGKEEEEEEEGKKTPVQTKKKRDSSGESDTSEDSDIDGEAASALFMKRTPPKRGGGRGSGGSSRTGSRPGTPSIDSASTSNTLRAAASKLEQGKRHVVGGSSESPAAKRLKMESSSMAVTTQSPAPSGKSTPQPPSGKSTPSSSDVQLTEEAVRRYLIRKPMTTKDLLKKFQTKRTGLSSEQTVNVLAQILKRLNPERKNVNDKMHFYLTE; encoded by the exons ATGGCGTCACTG gGTGGCAGCAGTTCCTCTTCTACAGAGTACATAGTCCGGGTCCCCAA gaacaCCAGTAAGAAGTACAGCATCATGGCCTTTAACTCTGGGGACAAAGTCAACTGCTCCTCCTGGACCCAG GCTCGTATGGAGCGGGACATGAGTAACAGGAGGATGTATGGTGTGGAGGAGACTGAGGAGGGGGCGGCAGGCAGTGAGTTTGGGAAGAAGCAGAGGGAGGAGGCACgcaggaagaagtttggaatcgtCACCAGGGAGTTCAAGGTGGAGGACCAACCCTGGATCCTCAAGGTCAACGGCAAGGCAGGGAAGAG gtTCAAGGGTACGAAGAAAGGGGGCGTAACGGAGAATGCGTCCTACTACATCTTTACCCAGTGTCCCGACGGGGCCTTTGAGGCCTTCCCCGTCAACGGTTGGTACAACTTCGTGCCCCAGGCCAAACACCGCACGCTAACCGCCGAAGAGGCAGAGGAGGAGTGGGgcag GAGGAACAAGGTGGTGAACCACTTCAGCATCATGCTCCAGAGGCGCCTGCGGGAGCAGGAGAGAGGCCCGGACGATGACGACGAGGAGGGCGAGAAGGGggggaagaagaaaaagaagaaaggaggaagaggaggggaccTGCGCATCCATGACCTGGAGGATGACCTGGAGCTGAGCAGTGATGAGAGTGACAGCAGTGGAGGAGAAG atggagacagcAAGCCCAAGAAGAAAGGGGGGGATGTGAAGGGGAAggggaagaagaaaaagaagaagagggggagtgaCAGCGAGGCTAATGAGGACAGTGACGATGGAGACTTTGAGGGCCTGGAGGTGGACTACATGTCAGATGAGAGCAG TTCAGAGGAAGAGGCCGGCGAAGAGAAGGCCAAGTCCAATAAAGAGGCCGTTCCCAAAG GAATCGACGAGGCATctgagagtgaggaagagagcgaggaggagaaacagaacgaggaagaggggaaagaggaggaggaggaagaagaagggaaGAAGACCCCAGTCCAGACGAAGAAGAAGAGAG aCAGCAGCGGTGAGTCGGACACTTCGGAGGACAGCGACATCGATGGAGAGGCTGCCTCCGCTCTCTtcatg AAGCGTACTCCTCCTAAGCGCGGTGGTGGGCGTGGCTCTGGAGGCAGCTCCAGGACTGGCAGTCGCCCTGGAACACCGTCCATAGACTCCGCCTCCACCTCCAACACACTCCGAGCCGCCGCTAGCAAACTGGAGCAAg GTAAGAGACATGTGGTGGGTGGTAGCTCTGAGTCTCCAGCTGCCAAGAGGCTGAAGATGGAGTCCAGCAGTATGGCTGTCACCACCCAGAGTCCTGCCCCCTCAGGGAAGAGCACGCCACAGCCCCCCTCAGGCAAATCAACCCCCAGTTCCAG TGACGTTCAGCTGACGGAGGAGGCGGTGCGCCGCTACCTGATCCGGAAGCCCATGACCACCAAGGACCTGCTGAAGAAGTTCCAGACCAAGAGGACTGGCCTGAGCAGCGAGCAGACGGTCAATGTCCTGGCCCAGATCCTCAAACGCCTCAACCCCGAGAGGAAGAACGTCAACGACAAGATGCACTTCTACCTCACCGAGTAA
- the LOC120034427 gene encoding general transcription factor IIF subunit 1-like isoform X2 yields MASLGGSSSSSTEYIVRVPKNTSKKYSIMAFNSGDKVNCSSWTQARMERDMSNRRMYGVEETEEGAAGSEFGKKQREEARRKKFGIVTREFKVEDQPWILKVNGKAGKRFKGTKKGGVTENASYYIFTQCPDGAFEAFPVNGWYNFVPQAKHRTLTAEEAEEEWGRRNKVVNHFSIMLQRRLREQERGPDDDDEEGEKGGKKKKKKGGRGGDLRIHDLEDDLELSSDESDSSGGEDGDSKPKKKGGDVKGKGKKKKKKRGSDSEANEDSDDGDFEGLEVDYMSDESSSEEEAGEEKAKSNKEAVPKGIDEASESEEESEEEKQNEEEGKEEEEEEEGKKTPVQTKKKRDSSGESDTSEDSDIDGEAASALFMKKRTPPKRGGGRGSGGSSRTGSRPGTPSIDSASTSNTLRAAASKLEQGKRHVVGGSSESPAAKRLKMESSSMAVTTQSPAPSGKSTPQPPSGKSTPSSSDVQLTEEAVRRYLIRKPMTTKDLLKKFQTKRTGLSSEQTVNVLAQILKRLNPERKNVNDKMHFYLTE; encoded by the exons ATGGCGTCACTG gGTGGCAGCAGTTCCTCTTCTACAGAGTACATAGTCCGGGTCCCCAA gaacaCCAGTAAGAAGTACAGCATCATGGCCTTTAACTCTGGGGACAAAGTCAACTGCTCCTCCTGGACCCAG GCTCGTATGGAGCGGGACATGAGTAACAGGAGGATGTATGGTGTGGAGGAGACTGAGGAGGGGGCGGCAGGCAGTGAGTTTGGGAAGAAGCAGAGGGAGGAGGCACgcaggaagaagtttggaatcgtCACCAGGGAGTTCAAGGTGGAGGACCAACCCTGGATCCTCAAGGTCAACGGCAAGGCAGGGAAGAG gtTCAAGGGTACGAAGAAAGGGGGCGTAACGGAGAATGCGTCCTACTACATCTTTACCCAGTGTCCCGACGGGGCCTTTGAGGCCTTCCCCGTCAACGGTTGGTACAACTTCGTGCCCCAGGCCAAACACCGCACGCTAACCGCCGAAGAGGCAGAGGAGGAGTGGGgcag GAGGAACAAGGTGGTGAACCACTTCAGCATCATGCTCCAGAGGCGCCTGCGGGAGCAGGAGAGAGGCCCGGACGATGACGACGAGGAGGGCGAGAAGGGggggaagaagaaaaagaagaaaggaggaagaggaggggaccTGCGCATCCATGACCTGGAGGATGACCTGGAGCTGAGCAGTGATGAGAGTGACAGCAGTGGAGGAGAAG atggagacagcAAGCCCAAGAAGAAAGGGGGGGATGTGAAGGGGAAggggaagaagaaaaagaagaagagggggagtgaCAGCGAGGCTAATGAGGACAGTGACGATGGAGACTTTGAGGGCCTGGAGGTGGACTACATGTCAGATGAGAGCAG TTCAGAGGAAGAGGCCGGCGAAGAGAAGGCCAAGTCCAATAAAGAGGCCGTTCCCAAAG GAATCGACGAGGCATctgagagtgaggaagagagcgaggaggagaaacagaacgaggaagaggggaaagaggaggaggaggaagaagaagggaaGAAGACCCCAGTCCAGACGAAGAAGAAGAGAG aCAGCAGCGGTGAGTCGGACACTTCGGAGGACAGCGACATCGATGGAGAGGCTGCCTCCGCTCTCTtcatg AAGAAGCGTACTCCTCCTAAGCGCGGTGGTGGGCGTGGCTCTGGAGGCAGCTCCAGGACTGGCAGTCGCCCTGGAACACCGTCCATAGACTCCGCCTCCACCTCCAACACACTCCGAGCCGCCGCTAGCAAACTGGAGCAAg GTAAGAGACATGTGGTGGGTGGTAGCTCTGAGTCTCCAGCTGCCAAGAGGCTGAAGATGGAGTCCAGCAGTATGGCTGTCACCACCCAGAGTCCTGCCCCCTCAGGGAAGAGCACGCCACAGCCCCCCTCAGGCAAATCAACCCCCAGTTCCAG TGACGTTCAGCTGACGGAGGAGGCGGTGCGCCGCTACCTGATCCGGAAGCCCATGACCACCAAGGACCTGCTGAAGAAGTTCCAGACCAAGAGGACTGGCCTGAGCAGCGAGCAGACGGTCAATGTCCTGGCCCAGATCCTCAAACGCCTCAACCCCGAGAGGAAGAACGTCAACGACAAGATGCACTTCTACCTCACCGAGTAA
- the LOC120034427 gene encoding general transcription factor IIF subunit 1-like isoform X3 yields the protein MASLGGSSSSSTEYIVRVPKNTSKKYSIMAFNSGDKVNCSSWTQARMERDMSNRRMYGVEETEEGAAGSEFGKKQREEARRKKFGIVTREFKVEDQPWILKVNGKAGKRFKGTKKGGVTENASYYIFTQCPDGAFEAFPVNGWYNFVPQAKHRTLTAEEAEEEWGRRNKVVNHFSIMLQRRLREQERGPDDDDEEGEKGGKKKKKKGGRGGDLRIHDLEDDLELSSDESDSSGGEDGDSKPKKKGGDVKGKGKKKKKKRGSDSEANEDSDDGDFEGLEVDYMSDESSSEEEAGEEKAKSNKEAVPKGIDEASESEEESEEEKQNEEEGKEEEEEEEGKKTPVQTKKKRDSSGESDTSEDSDIDGEAASALFMVKRTPPKRGGGRGSGGSSRTGSRPGTPSIDSASTSNTLRAAASKLEQGKRHVVGGSSESPAAKRLKMESSSMAVTTQSPAPSGKSTPQPPSGKSTPSSSDVQLTEEAVRRYLIRKPMTTKDLLKKFQTKRTGLSSEQTVNVLAQILKRLNPERKNVNDKMHFYLTE from the exons ATGGCGTCACTG gGTGGCAGCAGTTCCTCTTCTACAGAGTACATAGTCCGGGTCCCCAA gaacaCCAGTAAGAAGTACAGCATCATGGCCTTTAACTCTGGGGACAAAGTCAACTGCTCCTCCTGGACCCAG GCTCGTATGGAGCGGGACATGAGTAACAGGAGGATGTATGGTGTGGAGGAGACTGAGGAGGGGGCGGCAGGCAGTGAGTTTGGGAAGAAGCAGAGGGAGGAGGCACgcaggaagaagtttggaatcgtCACCAGGGAGTTCAAGGTGGAGGACCAACCCTGGATCCTCAAGGTCAACGGCAAGGCAGGGAAGAG gtTCAAGGGTACGAAGAAAGGGGGCGTAACGGAGAATGCGTCCTACTACATCTTTACCCAGTGTCCCGACGGGGCCTTTGAGGCCTTCCCCGTCAACGGTTGGTACAACTTCGTGCCCCAGGCCAAACACCGCACGCTAACCGCCGAAGAGGCAGAGGAGGAGTGGGgcag GAGGAACAAGGTGGTGAACCACTTCAGCATCATGCTCCAGAGGCGCCTGCGGGAGCAGGAGAGAGGCCCGGACGATGACGACGAGGAGGGCGAGAAGGGggggaagaagaaaaagaagaaaggaggaagaggaggggaccTGCGCATCCATGACCTGGAGGATGACCTGGAGCTGAGCAGTGATGAGAGTGACAGCAGTGGAGGAGAAG atggagacagcAAGCCCAAGAAGAAAGGGGGGGATGTGAAGGGGAAggggaagaagaaaaagaagaagagggggagtgaCAGCGAGGCTAATGAGGACAGTGACGATGGAGACTTTGAGGGCCTGGAGGTGGACTACATGTCAGATGAGAGCAG TTCAGAGGAAGAGGCCGGCGAAGAGAAGGCCAAGTCCAATAAAGAGGCCGTTCCCAAAG GAATCGACGAGGCATctgagagtgaggaagagagcgaggaggagaaacagaacgaggaagaggggaaagaggaggaggaggaagaagaagggaaGAAGACCCCAGTCCAGACGAAGAAGAAGAGAG aCAGCAGCGGTGAGTCGGACACTTCGGAGGACAGCGACATCGATGGAGAGGCTGCCTCCGCTCTCTtcatggtg AAGCGTACTCCTCCTAAGCGCGGTGGTGGGCGTGGCTCTGGAGGCAGCTCCAGGACTGGCAGTCGCCCTGGAACACCGTCCATAGACTCCGCCTCCACCTCCAACACACTCCGAGCCGCCGCTAGCAAACTGGAGCAAg GTAAGAGACATGTGGTGGGTGGTAGCTCTGAGTCTCCAGCTGCCAAGAGGCTGAAGATGGAGTCCAGCAGTATGGCTGTCACCACCCAGAGTCCTGCCCCCTCAGGGAAGAGCACGCCACAGCCCCCCTCAGGCAAATCAACCCCCAGTTCCAG TGACGTTCAGCTGACGGAGGAGGCGGTGCGCCGCTACCTGATCCGGAAGCCCATGACCACCAAGGACCTGCTGAAGAAGTTCCAGACCAAGAGGACTGGCCTGAGCAGCGAGCAGACGGTCAATGTCCTGGCCCAGATCCTCAAACGCCTCAACCCCGAGAGGAAGAACGTCAACGACAAGATGCACTTCTACCTCACCGAGTAA
- the LOC120034427 gene encoding general transcription factor IIF subunit 1-like isoform X1: protein MASLGGSSSSSTEYIVRVPKNTSKKYSIMAFNSGDKVNCSSWTQARMERDMSNRRMYGVEETEEGAAGSEFGKKQREEARRKKFGIVTREFKVEDQPWILKVNGKAGKRFKGTKKGGVTENASYYIFTQCPDGAFEAFPVNGWYNFVPQAKHRTLTAEEAEEEWGRRNKVVNHFSIMLQRRLREQERGPDDDDEEGEKGGKKKKKKGGRGGDLRIHDLEDDLELSSDESDSSGGEDGDSKPKKKGGDVKGKGKKKKKKRGSDSEANEDSDDGDFEGLEVDYMSDESSSEEEAGEEKAKSNKEAVPKGIDEASESEEESEEEKQNEEEGKEEEEEEEGKKTPVQTKKKRDSSGESDTSEDSDIDGEAASALFMVKKRTPPKRGGGRGSGGSSRTGSRPGTPSIDSASTSNTLRAAASKLEQGKRHVVGGSSESPAAKRLKMESSSMAVTTQSPAPSGKSTPQPPSGKSTPSSSDVQLTEEAVRRYLIRKPMTTKDLLKKFQTKRTGLSSEQTVNVLAQILKRLNPERKNVNDKMHFYLTE, encoded by the exons ATGGCGTCACTG gGTGGCAGCAGTTCCTCTTCTACAGAGTACATAGTCCGGGTCCCCAA gaacaCCAGTAAGAAGTACAGCATCATGGCCTTTAACTCTGGGGACAAAGTCAACTGCTCCTCCTGGACCCAG GCTCGTATGGAGCGGGACATGAGTAACAGGAGGATGTATGGTGTGGAGGAGACTGAGGAGGGGGCGGCAGGCAGTGAGTTTGGGAAGAAGCAGAGGGAGGAGGCACgcaggaagaagtttggaatcgtCACCAGGGAGTTCAAGGTGGAGGACCAACCCTGGATCCTCAAGGTCAACGGCAAGGCAGGGAAGAG gtTCAAGGGTACGAAGAAAGGGGGCGTAACGGAGAATGCGTCCTACTACATCTTTACCCAGTGTCCCGACGGGGCCTTTGAGGCCTTCCCCGTCAACGGTTGGTACAACTTCGTGCCCCAGGCCAAACACCGCACGCTAACCGCCGAAGAGGCAGAGGAGGAGTGGGgcag GAGGAACAAGGTGGTGAACCACTTCAGCATCATGCTCCAGAGGCGCCTGCGGGAGCAGGAGAGAGGCCCGGACGATGACGACGAGGAGGGCGAGAAGGGggggaagaagaaaaagaagaaaggaggaagaggaggggaccTGCGCATCCATGACCTGGAGGATGACCTGGAGCTGAGCAGTGATGAGAGTGACAGCAGTGGAGGAGAAG atggagacagcAAGCCCAAGAAGAAAGGGGGGGATGTGAAGGGGAAggggaagaagaaaaagaagaagagggggagtgaCAGCGAGGCTAATGAGGACAGTGACGATGGAGACTTTGAGGGCCTGGAGGTGGACTACATGTCAGATGAGAGCAG TTCAGAGGAAGAGGCCGGCGAAGAGAAGGCCAAGTCCAATAAAGAGGCCGTTCCCAAAG GAATCGACGAGGCATctgagagtgaggaagagagcgaggaggagaaacagaacgaggaagaggggaaagaggaggaggaggaagaagaagggaaGAAGACCCCAGTCCAGACGAAGAAGAAGAGAG aCAGCAGCGGTGAGTCGGACACTTCGGAGGACAGCGACATCGATGGAGAGGCTGCCTCCGCTCTCTtcatggtg AAGAAGCGTACTCCTCCTAAGCGCGGTGGTGGGCGTGGCTCTGGAGGCAGCTCCAGGACTGGCAGTCGCCCTGGAACACCGTCCATAGACTCCGCCTCCACCTCCAACACACTCCGAGCCGCCGCTAGCAAACTGGAGCAAg GTAAGAGACATGTGGTGGGTGGTAGCTCTGAGTCTCCAGCTGCCAAGAGGCTGAAGATGGAGTCCAGCAGTATGGCTGTCACCACCCAGAGTCCTGCCCCCTCAGGGAAGAGCACGCCACAGCCCCCCTCAGGCAAATCAACCCCCAGTTCCAG TGACGTTCAGCTGACGGAGGAGGCGGTGCGCCGCTACCTGATCCGGAAGCCCATGACCACCAAGGACCTGCTGAAGAAGTTCCAGACCAAGAGGACTGGCCTGAGCAGCGAGCAGACGGTCAATGTCCTGGCCCAGATCCTCAAACGCCTCAACCCCGAGAGGAAGAACGTCAACGACAAGATGCACTTCTACCTCACCGAGTAA
- the LOC120034272 gene encoding adhesion G protein-coupled receptor E1-like codes for MKSDVSQSKDTRLIIFKILAQFVILGCTWVLGFFQSTMVFKYLFIVLNSQQGTFLYIVHCLFNKEVRDEYRKWLGCSSSSSTPDSMKEAPSVSEDLDKAGEEKQKKGTRPG; via the exons ATGAAGAGTGATGTCTCACAGTCCAAagacaccag aCTGATCATCTTTAAGATCCTGGCACAGTTTGTGATCCTGGGTTGTACCTGGGTGCTGGGCTTTTTCCAGTCCACCATGGTCTTCAAGTACCTCTTCATCGTGCTCAACTCCCAGCAGGGCACCTTCCTCTACATCGTTCACTGTCTCTTCAACAAGGAG GTACGTGATGAGTACAGGAAGTGGCTGGGCTGTTCTTCCAGCTCCTCTACTCCAGACTCTATG AAAGAAGCACCTTCCGTCTCTGAAGACCTGGACAAGGCTGGCGAAGAGAAACAAAAGAAAGGAACACGGCCAGGATGA